In Mycobacterium sp. JS623, one genomic interval encodes:
- a CDS encoding anti-sigma regulatory factor: protein MTASEDVIDVKNSDDIVAARQAGHQLARDLGFSLTDVTMIATAISEVARNITSYAGSGAIRVAVAERDGRKALVVRAEDEGPGIVDIERALEDGYSTGRGLGLGLPGARRLMDRLIIESTPGQGTVVEMWKWIPANA from the coding sequence ATGACGGCGAGCGAAGACGTGATCGACGTCAAGAACTCCGACGACATCGTCGCGGCCCGCCAGGCCGGGCATCAGCTCGCCCGCGACCTCGGTTTCTCGCTGACCGATGTCACGATGATCGCCACGGCGATTTCCGAGGTCGCGCGCAACATCACCAGCTACGCAGGCTCTGGCGCGATCCGGGTCGCCGTTGCCGAGCGCGACGGCCGCAAGGCGTTGGTGGTGCGTGCCGAGGACGAGGGTCCCGGAATCGTCGACATCGAACGGGCTCTGGAGGACGGCTACTCGACGGGGCGGGGGCTTGGCCTAGGGCTACCCGGTGCGCGACGCTTGATGGATCGACTGATTATCGAGTCGACGCCCGGGCAGGGCACGGTCGTTGAGATGTGGAAGTGGATCCCGGCCAATGCGTAG
- a CDS encoding STAS domain-containing protein encodes MSESTTDLAAGLTIPPAELVGEVLLPQLVQHLRQNRTALREEWARRITEAELLTAMSPEEIFSEATTVYDSYVEVLETGSVEALQDYARDLSERIIPRGVETDEVVGIVLLLRDVLARSLFEKYQTDFNLLNRVLDAYEPAANRIANTVAVGFVQERERIIRQQQEAIRELSTPVLQVREQLLILPIIGVLDSQRARQVTEQLLRAIRANRAKVVVIDITGVPTIDSTVANHLVQTVDASGLMGASVIITGLSSDIALTLVTIGLDLSKMNAVGDLQGGIEEAERLLGYEVTRTGEQNG; translated from the coding sequence ATGTCTGAATCGACCACGGATCTTGCCGCTGGCCTCACCATCCCGCCGGCCGAGCTGGTCGGCGAAGTACTGCTCCCCCAACTCGTCCAGCACCTGCGCCAAAATCGCACCGCGTTGCGTGAGGAGTGGGCGCGCCGAATCACCGAGGCAGAACTGCTCACCGCGATGTCTCCAGAGGAGATCTTCTCCGAGGCCACCACGGTGTACGACAGCTACGTCGAGGTACTCGAGACCGGTAGCGTCGAAGCGCTGCAGGACTACGCGCGCGATCTGTCGGAACGCATCATTCCCCGAGGCGTCGAAACCGACGAGGTGGTCGGCATCGTGCTGCTGCTGCGCGACGTGCTGGCCCGTTCTCTGTTCGAGAAGTACCAAACCGACTTCAACCTGCTGAACCGGGTGCTCGACGCGTACGAGCCCGCCGCCAACCGCATCGCGAACACGGTGGCCGTCGGCTTCGTGCAGGAACGCGAACGCATCATCCGCCAGCAGCAGGAAGCCATCCGCGAGCTGTCCACACCCGTTCTTCAGGTGCGCGAGCAGCTGCTGATTCTGCCGATCATCGGCGTTCTCGACAGCCAGCGCGCCCGTCAGGTCACCGAGCAACTGCTTCGTGCGATCCGCGCGAACCGCGCGAAGGTGGTCGTCATCGACATCACCGGTGTGCCGACCATCGACTCCACGGTGGCCAACCACCTGGTGCAGACCGTCGACGCATCGGGCCTGATGGGCGCCAGCGTGATCATCACCGGCCTGTCGTCGGACATCGCACTGACTCTGGTGACGATCGGGCTCGACCTGTCCAAGATGAACGCCGTCGGCGACCTGCAGGGCGGTATCGAAGAGGCCGAGCGGCTGCTCGGTTATGAAGTGACCCGCACCGGCGAACAGAACGGATGA
- a CDS encoding ANTAR domain-containing protein — protein MAPTHFQPRQHPQLMALLHRILERIQSDHLDAVGLAITVHDKRAGEVPSVLAAIGVGADIAEAQLAGIGGPVPDAHAYQVPVLSLDLWTDDRWPGLTVATMNDRAPQHESIWEQVHGAAAVPGVWADDATVVVCCTLSQPAGAATVASLINYEQLISAALITTAAENASAIADIITVLQSRGAIEQAKGALMGLVRCDADHAWQMLRRGSQEFNVKLRELAVALLEHISGAPAEQPDTGTPITPDERTREAARLMWAALSEAPLPQ, from the coding sequence ATGGCCCCGACCCACTTTCAACCGCGCCAGCACCCGCAGTTGATGGCGCTGCTGCATCGCATCTTGGAGCGGATACAGTCCGATCACCTCGATGCGGTCGGGTTGGCGATCACTGTGCACGACAAGCGCGCCGGCGAGGTGCCGTCCGTGCTCGCCGCGATCGGTGTCGGTGCCGACATCGCCGAAGCGCAGCTCGCAGGAATCGGCGGTCCGGTTCCTGATGCCCATGCGTATCAGGTGCCGGTGCTGAGCCTCGACCTGTGGACCGACGACCGCTGGCCAGGGCTGACCGTGGCCACGATGAACGACCGTGCGCCACAACATGAATCGATCTGGGAACAGGTGCACGGCGCCGCCGCCGTGCCGGGTGTGTGGGCCGACGATGCGACGGTCGTCGTCTGCTGCACGCTGTCCCAGCCGGCCGGCGCGGCGACGGTGGCCAGCCTGATCAACTATGAACAGCTCATCTCTGCGGCGCTGATCACCACGGCGGCGGAGAACGCGTCGGCGATCGCCGACATCATCACGGTTCTGCAGTCGCGCGGCGCGATCGAACAGGCCAAGGGTGCGCTCATGGGCCTGGTGCGTTGCGACGCCGACCATGCATGGCAGATGCTGCGCCGCGGTAGCCAGGAGTTCAACGTGAAGCTGAGGGAACTGGCCGTCGCGCTCCTCGAGCACATCAGTGGCGCGCCCGCCGAGCAGCCCGACACCGGAACGCCGATCACACCAGACGAGCGCACCCGCGAGGCTGCCCGGTTGATGTGGGCCGCACTCTCGGAAGCCCCACTACCGCAATAG
- a CDS encoding STAS domain-containing protein — protein sequence MPVPILKQGAILIASVQAALTDSDAERLRHDLMERVSRYRAHGIIVDVTAIDVMDSFAARSLRTIAHMTRLRGADTVIVGLQPEVAFAMVQLGLVFDDMYTALDLEEGLAFLTRQLESRQPTVGRDGAE from the coding sequence ATGCCAGTACCCATCCTGAAACAGGGCGCGATCCTGATCGCATCGGTGCAGGCCGCGCTCACCGACTCCGATGCCGAGCGGCTGCGCCACGACCTGATGGAGCGGGTCAGCCGGTACCGCGCCCACGGCATCATCGTCGACGTCACCGCGATCGACGTGATGGACTCGTTCGCTGCTAGATCACTGCGCACGATCGCGCACATGACCCGACTGCGCGGCGCCGACACCGTGATCGTGGGTCTGCAACCCGAAGTTGCGTTCGCGATGGTTCAGCTCGGCCTTGTCTTCGACGACATGTACACCGCGCTGGACCTCGAAGAGGGGCTCGCATTTCTCACCCGCCAACTCGAATCGCGCCAGCCGACGGTCGGGCGCGACGGTGCCGAATGA
- a CDS encoding SpoIIE family protein phosphatase: MRRKGWIGPIEWAAARRPLPGEEVCGDFPIAVDLGGTAALFGVADGLGHGTAAETAALRADEVVNRSRNEPLDVLLQRCHRGLADTRGATITLARIDFETDTLSWIGIGNVTADLIGKSAAGVQIRASALLAGGIVGYRIPHALATHQVSISPGDLLVIATDGILEDHVSGIDFAAPAMAIAEHILDAYSRESDDALVLAARHRGVSS; encoded by the coding sequence ATGCGTAGAAAAGGTTGGATCGGACCGATCGAGTGGGCAGCGGCGCGCCGGCCGTTACCGGGCGAGGAAGTGTGCGGCGACTTCCCGATCGCCGTCGACCTCGGCGGCACCGCAGCGTTGTTCGGAGTGGCCGACGGGCTCGGGCACGGCACTGCCGCCGAGACCGCCGCATTGCGCGCCGACGAGGTGGTCAACCGCAGCCGCAATGAGCCGCTCGACGTATTGCTGCAGCGCTGCCATCGCGGCCTCGCCGACACCCGCGGTGCCACAATCACGTTGGCCCGCATCGACTTCGAGACCGACACGCTGAGCTGGATCGGCATCGGCAACGTGACCGCCGACCTCATCGGCAAGAGCGCGGCCGGTGTTCAGATCCGCGCGTCCGCACTGCTAGCCGGGGGCATCGTCGGCTATCGCATCCCCCACGCGCTGGCCACCCATCAGGTCTCGATCAGTCCGGGCGATCTGCTCGTCATCGCCACCGACGGCATCCTCGAAGATCACGTCAGCGGCATCGACTTCGCCGCACCGGCGATGGCGATCGCCGAACACATTCTCGACGCGTACAGCAGGGAATCCGATGACGCGCTGGTGCTTGCCGCGCGACACCGGGGCGTCTCATCATGA
- a CDS encoding L-lactate permease, whose translation MYQQVLDPVAHSLAWSSLIAALPLLLLFVMLGALRVTAWVASLVSLALAIVLAILVYGMPLGQTLLAGTEGAAFGFFPILWIVINAIWVYQMTVQTGHFDVLRRSFARVSDDQRLQAVIIAFSFGALLEALAGFGTPVAVTSVMLMALGFRPLKAAALALTANTAPVAFGAMATPILTLAKVTDLPSDTLGAMVGRQTPILALFVPLALVAIVDGWRGLRETWPVALVCGIVFAIAQYATSNFISVPLADVVASLLSAAAVVVMVRVWRPRAEPAPSVVAGGAADEPTPEFAQRVTNPDSRAEVAKAYAPYAIIIAVFVICQITAVKKLLDRATIKFGWPGLHVVSPKGKPVSLTEFTLNLLTTPGTQMLIAGLLTMIVLKLSVPRAIKAYGATLVQLRFAIVTVMVVLALAFVMNLSGQTITLGTWMAGAGGAFALLSPVLGWLGVAVTGSDTSANSLFGALQVTAAKQAGLSDVLMAASNSSGGVLGKMISPQNLAIAAAAVGMNGKEGDIFRRVVVWSVAFLAFLCVLSALQASVLSWMVP comes from the coding sequence GTGTACCAACAGGTTCTCGACCCGGTAGCGCATTCCCTGGCGTGGAGCTCTCTGATCGCTGCGCTGCCGCTGCTGTTGCTGTTCGTGATGCTGGGCGCGCTGCGGGTGACCGCCTGGGTGGCGTCGTTGGTGTCGCTGGCGCTGGCGATCGTGCTCGCGATCCTGGTGTACGGAATGCCGCTCGGTCAGACGCTGCTCGCTGGGACCGAAGGTGCGGCGTTCGGGTTCTTCCCGATTCTCTGGATCGTGATCAACGCGATCTGGGTCTACCAAATGACCGTTCAGACAGGGCATTTCGACGTCTTGAGGCGGTCGTTCGCTCGGGTCAGCGACGACCAACGCCTGCAAGCGGTCATCATCGCGTTCTCGTTCGGCGCGCTGCTGGAGGCGCTGGCCGGGTTCGGCACCCCCGTCGCGGTGACATCGGTGATGCTGATGGCCCTCGGCTTCCGCCCACTCAAGGCAGCGGCTCTTGCGCTAACCGCCAACACCGCACCCGTCGCGTTCGGCGCGATGGCCACCCCGATCCTGACCCTTGCCAAGGTGACCGACCTGCCAAGCGACACACTCGGCGCGATGGTGGGCAGGCAGACGCCGATCCTCGCGCTGTTCGTGCCGCTCGCGCTGGTCGCGATCGTCGACGGATGGCGTGGTCTGCGCGAGACCTGGCCGGTGGCGCTGGTCTGCGGCATTGTGTTCGCTATCGCGCAATACGCGACCTCGAACTTCATCTCGGTACCGCTGGCCGACGTGGTCGCGTCGCTGCTGTCGGCGGCAGCAGTGGTCGTGATGGTGCGGGTCTGGCGGCCGCGCGCCGAGCCGGCTCCTTCCGTCGTCGCGGGCGGCGCCGCCGACGAACCGACCCCCGAATTCGCGCAGCGGGTCACCAATCCCGACAGCCGGGCAGAGGTCGCCAAGGCGTACGCGCCCTACGCGATCATTATCGCGGTCTTCGTCATCTGTCAGATCACTGCCGTCAAGAAGCTGCTCGACAGGGCGACCATCAAGTTCGGATGGCCGGGCCTGCACGTCGTCAGCCCCAAGGGAAAACCGGTGTCGCTCACCGAATTCACCCTCAATCTGCTTACCACCCCCGGCACCCAGATGCTCATCGCGGGCCTGCTCACGATGATCGTGCTGAAACTGTCCGTGCCGCGCGCGATCAAGGCCTACGGCGCCACGCTGGTGCAACTGCGGTTCGCGATCGTGACCGTGATGGTGGTGTTGGCGCTCGCGTTCGTGATGAACCTGTCGGGCCAGACGATCACACTCGGCACGTGGATGGCGGGCGCAGGCGGGGCATTCGCCCTGCTCTCGCCGGTGCTCGGCTGGCTGGGCGTTGCAGTCACCGGCTCGGACACATCCGCGAACTCGCTGTTCGGCGCCCTTCAGGTGACCGCGGCGAAGCAGGCCGGGCTGTCCGATGTGCTGATGGCCGCGTCGAACAGCTCGGGCGGCGTGCTCGGAAAGATGATCTCGCCGCAGAACCTGGCCATCGCGGCGGCGGCCGTCGGCATGAACGGCAAGGAAGGCGACATCTTCCGCCGCGTGGTGGTGTGGAGTGTGGCGTTCCTGGCGTTCTTGTGCGTGTTGTCTGCACTGCAAGCGTCGGTGCTGTCTTGGATGGTGCCGTGA
- a CDS encoding SpoIIE family protein phosphatase — MTGSETNAEFHASYTAALSAYLDDQSEDTLAVGHELGRRALANQISILEIIENHARLTAGEDSAVALQFLLQTLAALDVATRGFIDGTKRYEQQRTRADNLADRDEFRTALVNSLQEGFFVSDSSGAVIEVNDAFADITGYGADGLPYAWQHPWMADDAGDRLARLLAQGTLEAEAPIRHRDGHTVWVAMSVNAVTSPGSHDARGTYVGTIRDITAARAAAERERAVAQLATAVSVAKSIREVLSAMLDECRTALGVRQVAAIAWPTGEHVDPAVHLAGTPATVTWYDLEPPLRRSLDDARAWLPLSVETIGWTTAFDNAHGIVATLTRDLTLWLEFDAPRRVSAEDRQLVAALVGHLSLAMQHVRQFELARDTSLTLQRAMLAPTELPPGFAVRYEPAVSPLEIGGDWYDVLPVGDDRIGIIVGDCVGRGLAAAAVMGQLRSSARALLLTGASPATLLEQLDSVAAFIPDAFCTTVFVAILDARSETLSYSSAGHVPAVLANGAPQPQLLTDARSVPLAVHRDEPRPQATATLTGGSTLLLYTDGLVERRGEPIDAGIAHVADVLVQTTEMPVDTVADAMLDELAPALGYDDDVAIVLYRHPGPALVIEIDAIPARLTDVRHQLIAWLRGAGVPEMQAADIVLVVNEACSNSAEHAYRGQDPGPMRVEGAVDDQHIHIRVADSGSWKTPPADPGTRGRGLLLMRTLSEAVDLEGTAHGTTVGMRFAVG, encoded by the coding sequence ATGACCGGCTCGGAGACCAACGCGGAGTTCCACGCCTCCTACACCGCCGCGCTGAGCGCCTATCTCGATGACCAAAGCGAGGACACCCTCGCGGTCGGCCACGAGCTCGGTCGCCGCGCGCTGGCCAACCAGATCAGCATCCTCGAAATCATCGAAAACCACGCGCGGCTGACGGCCGGCGAGGACTCGGCGGTCGCGCTGCAGTTTCTGCTGCAGACGCTGGCGGCACTGGACGTCGCGACGCGCGGATTCATCGATGGCACAAAGCGATACGAACAACAGCGGACCCGCGCCGACAATCTGGCCGACCGCGACGAGTTCCGCACCGCACTGGTGAACTCTCTGCAGGAGGGCTTCTTCGTTTCCGACAGCAGCGGGGCGGTCATCGAGGTCAACGATGCGTTCGCCGACATCACCGGCTACGGGGCCGACGGTCTGCCATACGCGTGGCAACACCCGTGGATGGCCGACGACGCCGGCGATCGACTGGCGCGGCTGCTCGCGCAAGGCACGCTGGAGGCCGAGGCGCCGATCCGGCACCGCGACGGCCACACCGTATGGGTGGCGATGAGCGTCAACGCGGTCACCTCGCCGGGTAGCCACGACGCCAGGGGCACCTACGTCGGGACTATTCGCGACATCACCGCCGCGCGCGCCGCGGCCGAACGGGAGCGCGCCGTCGCCCAGCTCGCAACGGCGGTCAGCGTCGCGAAGAGCATCCGCGAGGTGCTGTCGGCCATGCTCGACGAGTGCCGCACCGCGCTGGGGGTGCGGCAGGTAGCCGCCATCGCGTGGCCGACGGGCGAGCACGTAGACCCGGCCGTCCACCTGGCAGGCACGCCCGCGACGGTGACCTGGTACGACCTCGAGCCGCCGCTGCGGCGGTCGCTCGACGACGCCCGCGCCTGGCTTCCCTTATCGGTCGAAACCATCGGCTGGACAACGGCATTCGACAATGCGCATGGCATCGTGGCCACTCTGACGCGCGACCTCACCCTGTGGCTCGAATTCGATGCTCCCCGCAGGGTCAGCGCGGAGGACCGGCAACTGGTCGCCGCGCTCGTCGGACACCTCAGCCTGGCGATGCAGCATGTTCGCCAATTCGAACTCGCCCGCGACACGTCGCTGACGCTGCAGCGGGCCATGCTTGCGCCGACGGAACTGCCGCCCGGCTTCGCGGTGCGCTACGAGCCGGCGGTGTCACCGCTGGAAATCGGCGGCGACTGGTATGACGTGCTGCCCGTTGGCGACGACCGGATCGGCATCATCGTCGGCGACTGCGTCGGTCGCGGGCTGGCCGCTGCGGCAGTGATGGGTCAGCTGCGCAGCTCGGCCCGGGCGCTGCTGCTCACCGGCGCATCGCCCGCGACGTTGCTTGAACAGCTCGACTCGGTCGCGGCGTTCATTCCAGATGCGTTCTGCACCACCGTCTTTGTCGCCATTCTCGATGCCCGATCCGAAACGTTGTCCTACAGCAGTGCTGGACACGTTCCTGCGGTACTCGCCAACGGCGCGCCGCAGCCGCAGTTGTTGACGGATGCGCGGTCAGTGCCGCTGGCCGTGCACCGAGACGAACCTCGCCCGCAAGCCACCGCGACACTGACCGGCGGATCGACCCTGCTGCTCTACACCGACGGGCTGGTCGAGCGGCGCGGCGAACCGATCGACGCCGGCATCGCTCACGTCGCCGACGTCTTGGTGCAGACGACGGAGATGCCCGTCGACACGGTGGCCGACGCGATGCTGGACGAACTGGCGCCGGCGCTGGGCTATGACGACGACGTCGCGATCGTGCTTTACCGCCATCCGGGCCCGGCGCTCGTCATTGAAATCGACGCGATTCCAGCACGATTGACCGATGTCCGGCATCAGCTCATTGCGTGGCTCCGCGGCGCGGGAGTGCCCGAGATGCAGGCCGCGGACATTGTGCTGGTGGTCAACGAGGCGTGCAGCAACAGCGCCGAGCACGCCTACCGCGGACAGGATCCGGGCCCGATGCGGGTGGAGGGGGCGGTTGACGATCAGCACATCCACATTCGGGTCGCCGACTCGGGCTCGTGGAAGACACCGCCCGCCGACCCCGGCACCAGGGGCAGGGGATTGCTGCTGATGCGGACGCTCAGCGAGGCGGTTGACCTAGAGGGAACTGCGCACGGCACCACCGTCGGCATGCGGTTCGCGGTCGGATAG
- the galT gene encoding galactose-1-phosphate uridylyltransferase, giving the protein MFALPGHTPAPVPDRRPLPPRSDQQSQLRFDRQTGQWVIIAALRQDRTYKPPPDQCPLCPGPTGLISEIPAASYDVAVFENRFPSLSGAGSAAFHLPFPDGDLFQSAPGHGRCEVICFSSDHTGSFGQLSPQHARLVVDAWRHRTADLMARPGIANVFCFENRGEEIGVTLTHPHGQIYGYPYLPPRAAEMLREARAYADRTGGNLFTDILAREVADGSRIIAGTELFTAFVPFAARWPVEVHIYPNRFVHNLVDLTDEERDGFAQIYLDVLKRFDRMYPTALPYISALHQYSSSGEQREGYFHVELMSVRRSATKLKFLAGSESAMDAFISDVTPESVAERLRQLA; this is encoded by the coding sequence ATGTTCGCGCTGCCCGGGCACACCCCGGCGCCGGTGCCCGACCGACGCCCGCTGCCCCCGCGCTCAGATCAGCAGTCGCAGTTGCGATTCGACCGCCAGACCGGGCAATGGGTGATCATCGCGGCTCTGCGCCAAGACCGCACCTACAAGCCGCCCCCGGACCAATGCCCGCTGTGCCCGGGCCCCACCGGCCTGATCAGTGAGATCCCCGCGGCCTCCTACGACGTCGCGGTCTTCGAGAACCGGTTCCCCAGTCTGTCCGGCGCGGGCAGTGCTGCCTTCCATCTTCCGTTCCCTGACGGCGATCTTTTCCAGTCCGCCCCGGGCCACGGTCGATGCGAAGTCATCTGCTTCTCGAGCGACCACACCGGCTCGTTCGGTCAGCTCTCGCCGCAGCATGCGCGCCTCGTCGTCGACGCGTGGCGGCACCGCACCGCGGATCTGATGGCGCGCCCGGGCATCGCGAACGTGTTCTGCTTCGAGAACCGCGGCGAGGAGATCGGGGTGACGTTGACCCACCCGCACGGTCAGATCTACGGCTATCCATATCTGCCGCCGCGCGCGGCGGAGATGCTGCGAGAGGCCCGCGCGTATGCCGACCGCACCGGTGGCAACCTGTTCACCGACATCCTCGCCCGCGAAGTTGCCGACGGCAGCCGCATCATCGCCGGCACCGAATTGTTCACCGCGTTCGTGCCCTTCGCCGCGCGGTGGCCGGTGGAGGTGCACATCTACCCGAACCGGTTCGTACACAACCTGGTCGACCTGACCGACGAGGAGCGTGACGGCTTCGCGCAGATCTACCTAGACGTGCTGAAGCGGTTCGATCGCATGTATCCGACTGCGCTGCCGTATATTTCGGCGCTGCATCAATACTCCAGCTCCGGCGAGCAGCGTGAGGGATACTTCCATGTCGAGCTGATGTCGGTACGGCGCAGCGCGACCAAACTGAAGTTCTTGGCCGGCTCCGAGTCCGCGATGGACGCGTTCATCAGCGACGTGACGCCCGAAAGCGTGGCCGAGCGACTGCGGCAGCTGGCATGA
- a CDS encoding ATP-binding protein yields the protein MRSSGPSLGLLPDVPEVLMTENFGVSSADAREPAPMRILLPAIPASLAVIRAHLSRWLPTAAVNASAAAEVLLAVGEAASNAVEHAVRGAARNVVVEVTARATDTGLALTVKDNGRWHAPPPSPQGHRGHGSRLMRALVDTVTITPTPHGTTVEMRKELKA from the coding sequence ATGCGTTCAAGCGGGCCATCACTGGGCCTGCTGCCCGACGTCCCGGAGGTGCTGATGACCGAGAACTTCGGGGTGTCCAGTGCCGACGCGCGTGAGCCCGCGCCGATGCGCATCCTGCTACCAGCGATCCCCGCGAGTCTGGCCGTCATCCGCGCCCACCTGAGCAGGTGGTTGCCGACCGCGGCAGTCAATGCCTCGGCCGCCGCAGAGGTGCTGCTCGCCGTTGGCGAGGCCGCTTCCAATGCCGTCGAGCACGCTGTGCGCGGCGCTGCCCGCAACGTCGTCGTGGAAGTCACGGCACGGGCCACGGACACGGGTCTGGCGTTGACCGTCAAGGACAACGGCCGCTGGCATGCGCCGCCGCCGAGCCCGCAGGGCCATCGCGGCCACGGCAGCAGGTTGATGAGGGCCCTCGTCGACACAGTCACGATCACGCCAACCCCGCACGGAACCACGGTGGAAATGCGCAAGGAGCTCAAGGCATGA
- a CDS encoding STAS domain-containing protein, which produces MPAEEAIATALAYQNGIAVLKVDGDIDLATVPALEAAIDEALISKPTGLVIDLSEVGFLASAGLQALVATHNNVSQSAQFAVVANSAATSRPIQLTGLDQIFELYPTLEEALTAVRAK; this is translated from the coding sequence ATGCCCGCCGAGGAAGCGATCGCCACCGCGCTCGCCTACCAGAACGGGATCGCGGTGCTCAAGGTCGATGGGGATATCGACCTGGCCACGGTCCCCGCTTTGGAAGCCGCGATCGACGAAGCGCTGATATCCAAACCGACGGGGCTGGTCATCGACCTGTCCGAGGTCGGGTTCCTGGCCTCAGCAGGCCTGCAGGCCCTGGTCGCCACCCACAACAACGTCAGCCAGAGCGCACAGTTCGCGGTGGTTGCGAACAGCGCCGCGACCAGTCGCCCGATCCAGCTGACCGGCCTCGACCAGATCTTCGAGCTGTACCCGACGCTCGAGGAGGCGTTGACCGCCGTGCGGGCCAAATAG
- a CDS encoding galactokinase: MSAIRYVAPGRINLIGEHTDYNLGFALPIALPERTVVTYTPEDDTAIAVHSDREDRDVSIPLDTAPGDVAGWAGYVAGVIWALHDAGHRIRGGTMSITSDVEMGSGVSSSAALECAVIGALTAGADVQLDRIELARLAQRAENDYVGAPTGMMDQLASLCGEPRKALMIDFREPTVEPVAFDPDAANVALLLINSRAPHQHAGGEYASRRASCERAAADLGVSSLREVQDRGVAVLAGVADPVDARRARHILTDNQRVLDVVAALEDSDFTTIGQLFNASQASMRDDFEITTEHIDLIADTAVAAGALGARMTGGGFGGCVIALAPAAQSDHIADAIRRAVADAGYNAPTIVRTSAGPGAHLLR, from the coding sequence ATGAGCGCGATTCGGTACGTGGCGCCTGGCCGGATCAACTTGATCGGTGAACACACCGACTACAACCTGGGTTTCGCGCTTCCGATCGCGCTACCCGAACGCACGGTGGTCACCTACACACCCGAGGACGACACGGCAATTGCGGTGCACAGTGACCGAGAAGACCGCGACGTGTCGATCCCGCTCGACACCGCTCCAGGAGATGTTGCGGGCTGGGCCGGTTACGTCGCGGGGGTGATCTGGGCGTTGCACGACGCGGGCCATCGCATCCGGGGCGGGACGATGTCGATCACGAGCGACGTCGAAATGGGTTCCGGTGTCTCGTCTTCGGCCGCACTGGAGTGCGCGGTGATCGGCGCATTGACGGCCGGTGCCGACGTGCAGCTCGATCGGATCGAGCTCGCCCGCCTTGCCCAGCGGGCCGAGAACGACTACGTCGGCGCGCCGACCGGGATGATGGACCAACTGGCGTCGTTGTGCGGCGAACCGCGCAAGGCCTTGATGATCGACTTTCGTGAGCCGACTGTCGAACCCGTGGCGTTCGATCCGGACGCAGCCAACGTCGCGTTGCTGCTGATCAATTCGCGGGCGCCGCATCAACATGCCGGCGGAGAGTACGCGTCGCGCCGGGCGTCATGCGAACGTGCGGCAGCTGATTTGGGTGTGTCGTCGCTACGCGAGGTCCAGGATCGCGGCGTGGCCGTACTCGCCGGCGTCGCGGATCCGGTTGATGCCCGCCGCGCCCGACACATCCTGACCGACAACCAACGGGTGCTCGATGTCGTTGCAGCGCTTGAAGACTCCGACTTCACGACGATCGGTCAGCTGTTCAACGCGTCGCAAGCGTCCATGCGCGACGACTTCGAAATCACCACCGAACATATCGATCTGATCGCCGACACCGCGGTGGCAGCGGGCGCGCTTGGCGCCAGGATGACCGGCGGCGGCTTCGGCGGATGTGTGATCGCGCTGGCGCCGGCCGCGCAGTCCGACCACATCGCCGACGCCATCAGAAGAGCGGTCGCCGACGCCGGCTACAACGCTCCGACGATCGTCCGCACCAGCGCAGGCCCCGGCGCTCACCTATTGCGGTAG
- a CDS encoding STAS domain-containing protein has protein sequence MTNSQFQLSAAEAEQPPVVTASGDIDLANVNEFSDVLNRAAADADAITVDLSEVTYCDSAAVRALFAVAATTKLGLIVPATGPIITLLNISGLDRVATVVTRD, from the coding sequence ATGACGAACAGTCAGTTCCAGTTGTCCGCCGCCGAGGCCGAGCAACCGCCGGTCGTCACCGCGTCGGGAGACATCGACCTGGCCAACGTCAACGAGTTCTCCGATGTGCTCAACCGCGCTGCCGCCGATGCCGACGCCATCACGGTCGACCTCTCGGAGGTGACCTACTGCGACAGCGCGGCCGTGCGGGCGTTGTTCGCCGTCGCCGCGACGACCAAGCTCGGGTTGATCGTGCCCGCCACAGGACCGATCATCACGCTGCTGAACATCTCCGGCCTCGACCGCGTCGCGACCGTGGTCACCCGAGACTGA